A single Tuberibacillus sp. Marseille-P3662 DNA region contains:
- a CDS encoding family 4 glycosyl hydrolase: protein MVRTQKEAKDLQIAYIGGGSKGWAWGLMSDLAMEERLSGTVKLYDINFDAAYDNAMIGNSLYDRSEVSGKWKYEAVRTIDEALQGADFVILSILPGTFDEMDSDVHQPEQYGIYQSVGDTVGPGGMVRALRTIPMYVEIAEHIKKTSPQAWVINYTNPMSHCTRTLYEVFPDIKAVGCCHEVFGTQKLLAAMLEDLKGIRDIDRSEIKINVLGINHFTWIDEAYYEDINLLPLYEEFVDKYYKQGFEGAEEDHWMNNHFASAERVKFDLFKKFGLIAAAGDRHLAEFMPHSWYLQSPEKVREWKFNLTKVNWRKENRTHLLEKGKRLKDGTETFELNPTGEEGVGMLKALLGLGDLITNVNLPNTGQMPDLPHGSVVETNALFSYDSVRPLVAGKLPKPINNMVAHHVENQAITLEAGLKKDKKLGFQAFVQDPLVDLAPEQAEELFENMLINTSDYLPGWDIYNSLSV from the coding sequence ATGGTGCGTACCCAAAAAGAAGCAAAGGATTTACAAATTGCTTATATTGGTGGTGGTTCAAAAGGATGGGCTTGGGGATTGATGAGTGACCTTGCTATGGAAGAACGCCTATCTGGTACTGTTAAACTTTATGATATTAATTTTGACGCTGCCTATGATAATGCTATGATCGGTAATTCACTATATGATCGTAGTGAAGTCTCCGGGAAATGGAAATATGAAGCCGTTAGAACAATCGATGAAGCCTTACAAGGTGCTGATTTTGTCATTCTTTCCATTCTACCGGGGACATTTGATGAAATGGATTCAGATGTTCATCAACCGGAACAATATGGTATCTATCAATCAGTTGGGGATACCGTGGGTCCGGGGGGGATGGTTAGAGCGTTACGAACGATTCCTATGTATGTTGAAATCGCTGAGCATATAAAAAAAACATCGCCTCAAGCCTGGGTGATCAACTATACGAATCCGATGAGTCATTGTACTCGAACCCTGTATGAAGTTTTTCCGGATATTAAAGCGGTTGGTTGCTGTCATGAAGTATTCGGAACACAAAAACTGTTAGCTGCAATGCTTGAAGATTTAAAAGGAATCCGTGATATTGATCGTAGTGAAATTAAGATAAATGTCCTTGGTATTAATCACTTTACTTGGATTGATGAAGCGTACTATGAGGATATCAATTTACTTCCGCTATACGAAGAATTTGTTGATAAGTATTACAAACAAGGTTTTGAAGGCGCAGAAGAAGATCATTGGATGAATAATCATTTTGCATCTGCAGAGCGGGTTAAATTTGACTTATTTAAGAAATTTGGTTTAATTGCAGCCGCCGGTGATCGGCATTTGGCCGAATTTATGCCCCATTCATGGTATTTGCAAAGCCCGGAAAAGGTGAGAGAGTGGAAATTCAATTTAACGAAAGTGAACTGGAGAAAAGAGAATCGAACGCATTTATTAGAAAAAGGTAAGCGCCTAAAGGATGGCACAGAAACATTTGAACTCAATCCCACAGGAGAAGAAGGGGTTGGCATGTTGAAAGCCCTGCTAGGGTTAGGAGATTTAATAACGAATGTTAATCTCCCTAACACAGGGCAGATGCCTGATTTGCCACATGGTTCTGTTGTCGAGACCAATGCTTTGTTCAGTTACGACAGCGTTCGACCTTTAGTAGCAGGAAAATTGCCGAAGCCAATCAATAATATGGTCGCCCATCATGTTGAAAATCAAGCGATCACGCTTGAAGCTGGGCTAAAAAAAGATAAGAAACTAGGATTCCAAGCCTTTGTTCAAGATCCTTTAGTTGATCTTGCTCCTGAACAGGCAGAAGAGCTTTTTGAAAATATGCTTATAAATACGAGTGATTATTTGCCGGGTTGGGATATATATAATAGCTTATCAGTTTAA